In Methylotenera sp. L2L1, the following proteins share a genomic window:
- a CDS encoding TolC family protein — protein MQFPFIYFEYFKFEYFQKSIQHLLISFLLSMASITATSAAELVEPSARLSLHDALNLALKANPDIAVAMREQESVSGVKTQATLRPNPSVSTFMKDTRNATRETTLQINQEFELGNKRDARMAAAETLYNKAEVELENKKSEIHANVIAAFYGVLAAQERVSLAKTSLELANFALDAASKRVKAGKSSPVEETKSKIAESAAKVELNQAKTQLSASRKLLSGLWGSSTPVFEYADGDITAIPEVSALHELSAGLDNAPAVKLGKIEISMREAFTKVERSKSTPNITVSAGVVNNQELGLNQALLGLSIPIPIFDRNQGRLEEAISRTYKAEDELVALKNRMGVHLAGQYERLNAARGAAETLRAEILPGAESAFYAANKGFSAGKFDFLDVLDAQRTLVQAKSQYIQALLEAHQAVAEIERILGDVVTHHRKP, from the coding sequence ATGCAATTCCCATTTATCTATTTTGAGTACTTTAAATTTGAGTACTTCCAAAAAAGTATTCAGCATTTACTGATCTCATTCTTGTTGTCCATGGCGTCTATCACGGCGACCAGTGCGGCCGAACTTGTAGAACCATCGGCTCGATTGAGCCTTCACGATGCGTTGAATCTGGCATTAAAAGCGAACCCTGACATCGCTGTTGCTATGCGTGAACAAGAATCCGTAAGTGGCGTAAAGACGCAGGCGACACTTCGCCCTAATCCCTCTGTATCTACTTTTATGAAAGATACTAGAAATGCAACTAGGGAAACAACGCTTCAAATTAACCAAGAGTTTGAGCTTGGTAATAAGCGTGATGCTCGGATGGCGGCAGCAGAGACTTTATACAACAAAGCCGAAGTTGAGCTGGAAAACAAAAAGTCTGAAATCCACGCCAATGTGATTGCCGCATTTTATGGGGTGCTTGCTGCTCAAGAGCGTGTGAGTTTAGCAAAAACCTCTTTAGAGCTTGCTAACTTTGCGCTAGATGCTGCAAGTAAGCGTGTAAAAGCTGGCAAGAGCTCACCTGTAGAAGAAACTAAATCCAAAATTGCAGAGTCGGCTGCCAAGGTCGAGCTTAACCAAGCAAAAACACAACTCAGCGCTAGCCGTAAACTTTTGTCTGGCCTGTGGGGTAGCTCGACTCCGGTTTTTGAATATGCCGATGGAGATATTACCGCCATCCCTGAGGTTTCTGCGTTGCATGAGTTATCGGCAGGTTTAGATAATGCACCAGCAGTGAAGTTGGGAAAAATAGAAATCAGCATGCGGGAAGCATTTACTAAAGTGGAGCGCAGTAAATCTACCCCTAATATTACGGTGAGTGCAGGTGTGGTTAATAATCAAGAGCTTGGACTTAATCAAGCATTGTTAGGGTTGTCGATACCAATTCCAATTTTTGACAGAAACCAAGGCCGGCTGGAAGAGGCCATTAGCCGCACCTACAAAGCGGAAGATGAGCTGGTGGCGCTCAAAAATAGAATGGGTGTTCATTTAGCAGGGCAATACGAAAGGCTAAATGCAGCGCGTGGGGCAGCAGAAACACTAAGAGCAGAAATACTGCCCGGTGCTGAAAGTGCTTTTTATGCCGCCAATAAGGGGTTTTCGGCGGGTAAGTTTGACTTTCTGGATGTGTTAGATGCTCAAAGAACCTTAGTTCAAGCTAAGTCACAATATATACAGGCGCTGCTAGAGGCACATCAGGCAGTGGCAGAAATTGAACGTATTCTTGGTGATGTCGTTACTCACCATCGCAAGCCTTAG
- a CDS encoding zinc-binding alcohol dehydrogenase family protein — protein sequence MKAVGLTRYLSIDHPESLLDYELPIPEVSGKDLLVRVRAVAVNPVDTKVRKPKDKIEPQPKVLGWDAAGEVVKTGPDCTLFKLGDKVFYAGDITRAGSNAEYQLIDERIVGHMPESLSFEQAAALPLTSVTAWEALFERLEILLQSVSKQSMSNHGRSLLIIGGAGGVGSIAIQLASKLTGLTVVATASRPETSQWVRDLGAHHVIDHRQDLVKQMADIDIAQTDYIFCCNDTDTYFPVMAELIKPQGRICAIVETEKPVALNLLKNKSATFVWELMYTRSMYQTADMIEQHHILERIAKLVDDGQIRTTLNETLSPINAANLRQAHARIEAGAVIGKIVLSGWN from the coding sequence ATGAAAGCCGTAGGACTTACCCGATACTTAAGTATTGATCATCCTGAGTCATTATTGGATTATGAACTGCCTATTCCTGAAGTGAGCGGAAAAGATTTGCTAGTGCGCGTGCGGGCAGTTGCCGTAAATCCAGTGGATACCAAGGTGCGCAAGCCTAAAGATAAAATTGAGCCGCAGCCAAAAGTGTTAGGTTGGGATGCTGCGGGTGAAGTGGTGAAAACTGGGCCGGATTGCACCTTGTTTAAGCTTGGCGACAAAGTGTTTTATGCCGGTGATATTACGCGCGCTGGGTCTAATGCTGAATATCAGTTGATTGATGAGCGTATTGTTGGCCATATGCCTGAAAGTTTAAGCTTTGAGCAAGCGGCGGCATTGCCCTTAACGTCAGTCACCGCTTGGGAGGCTTTGTTTGAAAGATTAGAAATTTTATTACAGTCAGTGTCTAAACAATCTATGTCTAATCATGGAAGAAGTCTACTGATTATTGGTGGTGCGGGTGGTGTAGGTTCTATTGCAATACAGCTTGCCAGTAAACTGACTGGGTTGACCGTGGTGGCAACGGCGTCTAGACCAGAAACTAGCCAATGGGTACGTGATTTAGGGGCGCATCATGTGATTGACCATAGGCAAGACCTAGTAAAGCAAATGGCAGACATTGATATTGCGCAGACAGATTATATTTTCTGCTGTAATGACACTGACACCTACTTCCCGGTGATGGCTGAGCTGATTAAGCCACAAGGGCGTATATGCGCTATTGTGGAAACAGAGAAGCCGGTTGCGCTAAATCTGCTCAAAAATAAAAGTGCCACCTTTGTGTGGGAGCTGATGTATACACGTTCTATGTATCAGACGGCAGACATGATAGAGCAGCATCACATTCTGGAGCGCATTGCCAAGTTGGTGGATGACGGGCAGATAAGAACTACGCTCAATGAAACGCTATCACCAATTAATGCGGCCAATCTGCGTCAGGCGCATGCGCGTATTGAGGCTGGTGCAGTCATCGGCAAAATTGTATTAAGTGGCTGGAACTAG
- a CDS encoding GNAT family N-acetyltransferase, giving the protein MTAKISIQKATADDSHEVAVMVGELLSEIINAIGVQAFNFDLDETTNRLKDFLHREKYFVFVARKSDGNAVGFVALYESYALYAEGSFGTIPELYVRPEFRSNRVGLRLVSQAKSFGASRGWKRLEVTTPPMPQFDKTLAFYEREGFAIAGGHKLKVVL; this is encoded by the coding sequence ATGACTGCAAAAATATCCATCCAAAAAGCAACTGCCGATGATTCCCATGAAGTAGCCGTAATGGTTGGTGAGTTGCTGAGTGAAATTATCAACGCTATAGGTGTTCAAGCATTTAACTTTGATTTAGATGAAACAACGAATAGGCTCAAAGATTTTCTTCATCGAGAAAAATATTTCGTATTTGTCGCCCGTAAAAGTGATGGAAATGCAGTTGGGTTCGTGGCGTTATATGAAAGCTATGCTCTTTACGCTGAAGGTTCTTTTGGCACCATACCAGAGCTCTATGTTCGTCCTGAATTTCGCTCAAACCGTGTAGGGCTCCGTCTGGTATCACAAGCAAAGTCTTTCGGCGCATCGCGAGGCTGGAAACGTCTAGAAGTCACTACGCCGCCAATGCCACAATTCGATAAAACATTGGCATTTTATGAGCGTGAAGGTTTTGCTATTGCAGGTGGTCACAAGTTAAAGGTAGTTCTATGA
- a CDS encoding heavy-metal-associated domain-containing protein, which produces MKKLITILFLALSINSVSAFATPTLKVSVNGMVCAFCAQGIEKKVKALAETKEVYVNLKAHLVAIELKEGQKLSNETITKIIKDAGYDVTNIEESEHPLAHIKAGMDK; this is translated from the coding sequence ATGAAAAAATTAATTACAATTTTATTTTTAGCACTATCAATCAACAGCGTAAGCGCTTTCGCCACGCCTACATTAAAAGTATCAGTCAATGGCATGGTGTGTGCATTTTGCGCACAAGGTATTGAGAAAAAGGTGAAAGCCTTAGCCGAAACCAAAGAGGTATACGTCAACTTAAAAGCACATTTAGTGGCGATTGAATTAAAAGAGGGGCAAAAGCTCTCAAACGAGACAATCACAAAAATCATAAAGGATGCAGGCTATGACGTGACAAATATAGAAGAAAGTGAGCACCCACTAGCGCACATCAAAGCAGGGATGGATAAATAA
- a CDS encoding diguanylate cyclase has translation MFKLDYSNKKRPRHYRFILAVLLFTLALILRFTLLPQSGGGPFVTFYPAIILSFYFCGAYLGLSVALASGLAGAYYFIPPYNQFSINASTSSSIIFFTITSSLIGFFISRLHRHIEQISIILDNEMIGSMMLKDRKIIWCNKAMRRILGYSRSRLVGSSTKMLFADEAVFNMVGREAYPLKVGKPYRTQFQMIKADGTKIWVDISGAAISYDKNLSLWLLNDISKQKVLEDELKHKVNHDFLTGLDSRDWFMSQALTELNRATRSNSPLSLLMLDIDFFKKVNDTYGHQVGDIVLKSVANIAKSTLRDFDICGRLGGEEFAVLLPEANQDQAREVAERLRLAIANAQIALPTGGLPIHITISIGVSSVMSKEDNIDVLISKADKALYEAKNRGRNRVCTS, from the coding sequence ATGTTCAAATTAGATTACTCCAATAAAAAACGACCTCGCCATTATCGCTTTATATTAGCGGTACTCCTATTCACGCTAGCACTTATTCTGCGCTTCACACTATTGCCTCAAAGCGGTGGGGGGCCATTTGTCACGTTTTATCCAGCAATCATACTGAGCTTTTATTTCTGTGGTGCCTATCTCGGCTTATCTGTCGCCTTAGCTTCTGGGCTAGCGGGGGCATATTACTTTATCCCCCCTTACAATCAGTTTTCTATAAACGCTAGCACATCTTCTTCAATCATATTTTTCACGATTACCTCAAGCCTTATCGGCTTCTTCATTTCCAGACTACACAGACACATTGAGCAAATCAGTATCATCTTGGATAACGAAATGATAGGCAGCATGATGCTAAAAGACAGAAAAATTATATGGTGTAATAAAGCAATGCGTAGGATTCTTGGCTACTCGCGATCACGCCTTGTCGGCTCTTCAACCAAGATGCTGTTTGCCGATGAGGCTGTATTTAATATGGTGGGGCGCGAAGCATATCCGTTAAAAGTGGGTAAGCCATACCGTACACAATTTCAAATGATAAAAGCAGATGGCACTAAGATTTGGGTTGATATCAGCGGCGCCGCCATCTCGTATGACAAAAACTTATCGCTTTGGTTACTGAACGACATTTCAAAACAAAAAGTGCTAGAAGATGAGCTAAAACACAAGGTTAATCATGACTTTTTAACTGGATTAGACAGTAGAGACTGGTTTATGAGCCAAGCGCTGACAGAGTTAAATCGTGCCACCCGCTCTAATAGCCCGCTATCTCTACTCATGCTAGATATCGATTTCTTTAAAAAAGTGAACGACACCTATGGGCATCAAGTGGGTGATATTGTGCTGAAAAGTGTTGCCAACATCGCTAAAAGCACCCTACGTGATTTTGATATATGTGGGCGACTTGGCGGAGAGGAGTTTGCGGTTTTACTGCCGGAGGCAAATCAAGACCAAGCGCGTGAGGTAGCCGAGCGTTTAAGGCTAGCCATCGCAAATGCTCAAATCGCACTCCCTACGGGTGGGCTACCAATTCACATCACCATTTCAATAGGTGTATCTTCCGTGATGTCTAAAGAGGACAATATCGATGTGCTGATTAGCAAAGCTGATAAAGCACTCTATGAGGCTAAAAATAGAGGACGTAATCGAGTCTGTACCTCATAA
- a CDS encoding efflux RND transporter periplasmic adaptor subunit, producing the protein MQIKNKQRIAIMVVIGIAVILGVLILKTEKPSDLASEHADHAGHTETSMETAADERPKHGEAGHNHEKDHLPLVTDAHEQQHSSQAKELVKGPHGGKLFTQDGYGVEVTIFEQNVAPEFRVYTYQDGRPLDPDASSIHIQLERLGSEPQTFNFSKENDYLRGNAVVVEPHSFEVNITAKHKNKTYQFNYDQVEARVKITDKQLKLNSIEVLTAGPAKIKTTLHLQGEVKLNADKRVYIVPRVGGVVESVAANAGDKVHKGQVLASISSQSIADIRSELLAAQKRVELARSTYKREKQLWEEKISAEQDYLQAQNDLQSAEINTARIKQKLGSLGAGVSSKGLAKYEIRSPIDGVVTSKNISQGKVVSEFENIFEVADLSSVWVEMNIYAKDINTVKVGQQVTIKATAFDAKALGTIAYMGAFVGAESRTAMARVVLNNSSRTWLPGLPVNIDLISDEVEVPLAVSIEGIQTLRDWTVVFGRYGEFFEARPILLGRRDESHAEVLQGFNAGDKYAAGNSFLIKADIGKAGATHDH; encoded by the coding sequence ATGCAAATAAAAAATAAACAACGCATTGCGATCATGGTGGTGATTGGCATCGCGGTAATACTAGGTGTGTTAATTCTTAAAACCGAAAAGCCAAGCGATCTTGCAAGTGAGCATGCAGATCATGCCGGGCATACTGAAACGTCGATGGAGACAGCAGCAGATGAAAGGCCTAAGCATGGAGAGGCAGGTCATAATCATGAAAAAGATCATCTTCCTTTAGTCACGGATGCACATGAGCAGCAGCATTCATCACAAGCTAAAGAGTTAGTGAAGGGGCCGCATGGTGGCAAGTTATTTACTCAGGATGGGTACGGCGTTGAAGTCACCATATTTGAGCAAAATGTAGCGCCAGAATTTAGAGTTTATACCTACCAAGATGGCCGTCCGTTAGACCCTGATGCATCAAGCATTCATATTCAATTAGAACGCTTGGGCAGTGAGCCCCAAACCTTTAACTTTAGCAAAGAGAATGATTATTTGAGGGGTAATGCAGTGGTGGTTGAGCCGCATTCTTTTGAGGTGAACATTACTGCCAAACACAAGAATAAGACTTATCAGTTTAATTATGATCAAGTTGAGGCACGTGTAAAGATCACGGATAAGCAGCTCAAACTAAATAGCATAGAAGTGCTTACCGCAGGGCCAGCTAAGATTAAAACCACCTTACATTTACAAGGTGAAGTTAAATTAAATGCGGATAAACGTGTTTATATTGTGCCACGTGTAGGTGGCGTTGTTGAATCCGTAGCTGCTAATGCAGGCGATAAAGTGCATAAGGGACAAGTGCTTGCGTCAATTTCCAGTCAGTCTATCGCAGACATCAGAAGTGAGTTGCTGGCGGCACAAAAAAGAGTTGAATTGGCACGCTCAACCTACAAAAGAGAAAAACAGCTGTGGGAGGAGAAAATATCCGCTGAGCAAGATTATTTACAAGCACAGAATGATTTGCAATCTGCTGAAATCAACACTGCCCGTATCAAGCAGAAACTTGGGTCATTAGGGGCTGGGGTTTCAAGTAAAGGCTTAGCCAAATATGAAATCAGGTCACCCATTGATGGCGTCGTGACGAGTAAGAACATTAGCCAAGGTAAGGTAGTTAGTGAGTTCGAAAATATATTTGAAGTCGCAGATTTATCTTCAGTGTGGGTGGAGATGAATATCTATGCAAAAGACATCAATACTGTGAAGGTTGGTCAACAAGTCACGATTAAAGCAACTGCGTTTGATGCAAAAGCACTCGGCACTATTGCTTATATGGGTGCGTTTGTGGGGGCTGAATCTCGTACTGCCATGGCGCGCGTTGTTTTAAACAATAGTAGCCGTACATGGTTGCCAGGCTTGCCTGTCAATATTGATTTAATCTCGGATGAGGTTGAGGTGCCGTTGGCTGTTTCTATTGAGGGCATTCAGACATTGCGAGATTGGACCGTGGTGTTTGGTCGTTACGGTGAGTTCTTTGAGGCGCGACCTATCCTATTGGGCCGTCGTGATGAAAGTCACGCCGAGGTGCTGCAAGGGTTTAACGCAGGTGATAAATATGCGGCTGGTAATAGCTTTTTAATCAAAGCGGATATTGGTAAGGCAGGAGCAACCCATGACCATTAA
- a CDS encoding diguanylate cyclase domain-containing protein, whose product MISPKVTIDELTRLQTLTDYQILDSAPEEVFDNLTKLASEICGTPISLITFVDSSRQWFKSSYGLASTETSRDVSFCGHAILDDALFEVRDAHQDERFKDNPLVTSDPHIRFYAGFPLTANNGSKLGTLCVIDNVPRKLDQSQRTSLKRIAKQVMSELEHRKVLLETADISKKLANSTIFYDALLNSADESIISTTPDGVITSFNQGAEKMLGYRADEMVGKSTPEIFHEHTEVIEYAKTLSHEFGETIEPGFEVFVLRAKRGYCDSRRWTYIRKDGLKITVNLSVTALIDDSGVLLGYMGVARDITSEIETQNSLRNLTSILEITGEMAKVGGWQLDLHNNQIKWTKEVFKIHELDTMAPPPLEQAIAFYPSEARATILAAVKDSIDNGSTWDLELPFITAKNKPLWVRSQGSPVMVDGRVVKLIGALQDITSRKKFELDLAWLNRALLMLSKANHAITQINDEKRLMIEICRIAVEMGGYGMAWVGYAEHDESKSISPQAFFGDSGKSYLETINLSWADDGSTHQGPAGKVIRTGKPYVAEDLLLDESFHFKVLAKQHGYRGLVVLPLKDRQETIGMLALYSTEVRRFSDGEVELLQELTDNLGTGISNIRAERQRQRLSDAMIKVAITVTSSISSDFFKKLVASMTETLGADAGYIAQLQSRKPLKASMLAVSVGQEFKENFEYDVPDAVAKTFFGDSDLIIIKNHADKDFPNLSLMRFHPFHAFAGLCLYDSKGNDIGLLFVFFKQAIQAQSEDLIKSILKIFAARTASELERLNDDLIIQEQASLLDRTNDAIVIHDMNLMVKYWNKGAEALYGWSSEEIVNHPIHKLLHQDQNILKNALEVLLEKGEWKGEVTERHKGGNKLIIESHWTLMRDANGKPKSIFSINSDITMRINAEEEVRKLAFYDALTALPNRRLLLDRIEQALSSARRKAQFGAVVFIDLDNFKQLNDTLGHDKGDALLQEVAQRLKKCVRDHDTVARLGGDEFVILVEDLSVELEQAKSYVEAIGQKILQALNNTFDFDGYLHTSTPSMGVAIFSKHTNSVDEVLKQADIAMYQSKNAGRNRLTFFSG is encoded by the coding sequence TTGATAAGCCCCAAAGTTACAATAGATGAATTAACCAGACTCCAAACGTTAACCGATTATCAGATACTGGATTCGGCACCTGAGGAAGTCTTTGATAATTTAACAAAGCTTGCTTCGGAGATATGTGGAACACCAATATCACTGATTACCTTTGTTGATTCATCAAGGCAATGGTTCAAGAGTTCGTATGGGCTGGCATCCACTGAGACCAGTCGTGATGTCTCATTTTGTGGTCATGCCATATTAGACGATGCCTTATTTGAAGTCAGAGACGCGCATCAAGATGAGCGTTTTAAAGATAATCCACTGGTCACTAGCGATCCTCACATTCGCTTTTATGCAGGCTTTCCCTTAACGGCAAATAATGGCAGTAAATTGGGTACGTTATGCGTTATTGATAATGTCCCACGAAAGTTGGATCAGAGCCAACGTACATCTCTCAAGCGAATTGCAAAGCAAGTGATGTCTGAATTAGAGCATCGAAAAGTGCTACTCGAAACAGCAGATATTTCTAAAAAACTTGCCAACTCAACCATCTTCTACGATGCACTTTTGAATAGTGCTGATGAGTCAATTATTTCAACCACGCCTGATGGCGTGATTACAAGCTTTAATCAGGGTGCTGAAAAGATGCTTGGGTACCGTGCTGATGAAATGGTAGGAAAGTCCACGCCTGAAATTTTTCACGAGCATACTGAGGTTATTGAATATGCTAAAACACTGAGTCATGAATTTGGTGAAACGATTGAACCTGGCTTTGAAGTGTTTGTGTTGAGAGCTAAGCGTGGCTATTGTGATAGTAGAAGATGGACTTATATTCGTAAGGATGGACTCAAAATAACAGTCAATCTCTCAGTGACTGCGCTTATTGATGATTCTGGCGTGTTGCTTGGCTACATGGGGGTTGCACGTGACATTACCTCTGAGATTGAGACACAAAACTCCCTAAGAAACCTAACGTCTATTTTAGAGATAACAGGTGAAATGGCCAAAGTAGGCGGATGGCAGCTGGATCTGCATAACAATCAAATTAAATGGACTAAAGAGGTTTTTAAGATTCATGAGTTAGATACGATGGCGCCCCCGCCACTAGAGCAGGCGATTGCATTTTATCCATCGGAGGCTAGGGCCACTATTCTTGCCGCCGTTAAAGATAGTATAGACAATGGGTCGACATGGGATCTAGAGTTGCCATTTATTACTGCGAAGAATAAGCCACTTTGGGTAAGGTCTCAAGGCTCCCCCGTCATGGTTGATGGTCGAGTTGTCAAGCTGATTGGCGCACTCCAAGACATCACCTCACGTAAAAAATTTGAGCTAGACTTGGCATGGCTTAATCGAGCCTTGCTCATGTTAAGTAAAGCCAATCATGCAATTACTCAGATTAATGATGAGAAAAGGCTCATGATTGAGATCTGCCGGATTGCGGTAGAGATGGGCGGTTATGGCATGGCATGGGTTGGTTATGCTGAGCATGACGAATCTAAGAGTATCAGTCCTCAAGCGTTTTTTGGAGACTCAGGCAAAAGTTATCTTGAAACGATTAACTTAAGTTGGGCAGATGATGGGTCTACTCATCAAGGGCCTGCCGGCAAAGTGATCAGAACTGGCAAGCCGTATGTGGCTGAAGATTTGCTGTTAGATGAGTCGTTTCACTTTAAAGTATTAGCTAAGCAACATGGCTACCGAGGACTTGTTGTACTGCCACTCAAAGATAGGCAGGAAACAATTGGGATGTTGGCGTTATATTCGACTGAGGTGCGAAGGTTTTCGGACGGTGAGGTCGAGTTGCTACAAGAGCTTACTGATAACTTAGGCACAGGAATCAGCAATATTCGGGCAGAACGGCAACGCCAGCGTTTAAGTGATGCCATGATCAAGGTTGCAATCACTGTTACTAGTAGCATTAGTTCTGATTTCTTTAAAAAACTTGTTGCGAGCATGACAGAAACTTTGGGTGCAGATGCAGGGTATATTGCTCAATTGCAATCAAGAAAGCCATTAAAAGCGAGCATGTTGGCTGTATCAGTAGGGCAGGAATTTAAAGAGAATTTTGAGTATGACGTCCCAGATGCGGTTGCCAAAACTTTCTTTGGTGATAGCGATTTGATTATTATAAAAAATCATGCGGATAAAGATTTCCCCAATTTAAGCCTAATGAGATTTCATCCGTTTCATGCCTTTGCAGGCTTGTGTTTGTATGACTCAAAAGGAAACGATATCGGGTTGTTGTTTGTATTTTTTAAGCAAGCGATACAAGCGCAATCCGAAGACTTGATTAAGTCTATTCTTAAGATTTTTGCAGCACGCACCGCGAGCGAACTAGAGCGGCTCAATGATGACCTAATCATTCAAGAGCAGGCATCGTTACTTGATAGAACAAATGATGCTATTGTGATTCATGATATGAATCTGATGGTGAAGTACTGGAATAAAGGCGCAGAAGCGCTGTATGGGTGGAGTTCGGAAGAAATAGTGAATCATCCGATTCATAAACTTTTACACCAAGACCAAAATATCCTTAAAAATGCATTGGAAGTTTTGCTGGAAAAAGGGGAGTGGAAAGGTGAAGTGACCGAGCGGCATAAAGGTGGCAATAAACTGATTATTGAAAGTCACTGGACATTGATGCGCGATGCGAATGGTAAGCCAAAGTCAATATTTTCCATTAACTCAGATATCACGATGCGTATCAATGCAGAAGAGGAAGTGCGTAAGCTTGCGTTTTATGACGCGTTGACCGCTCTGCCCAATCGAAGGTTATTGCTAGATCGTATCGAGCAAGCATTATCTTCTGCTCGCAGAAAAGCACAGTTTGGCGCTGTGGTTTTTATAGATTTAGATAACTTTAAACAGCTGAATGATACTTTAGGCCATGATAAAGGGGATGCTTTGCTTCAGGAAGTGGCGCAAAGATTGAAAAAATGTGTCAGAGATCATGATACCGTTGCCAGGCTGGGCGGTGACGAGTTTGTTATTTTGGTTGAAGATTTATCGGTAGAGCTGGAGCAAGCAAAGTCTTATGTAGAGGCGATAGGTCAAAAAATATTACAGGCCTTAAATAATACGTTTGATTTTGATGGGTACTTGCACACCAGTACCCCAAGTATGGGGGTGGCTATCTTTAGCAAGCATACCAATAGCGTTGATGAAGTATTGAAACAAGCAGATATTGCGATGTATCAATCTAAAAATGCAGGACGTAATCGCCTTACATTTTTCTCGGGGTGA